A genomic stretch from Poecilia reticulata strain Guanapo linkage group LG20, Guppy_female_1.0+MT, whole genome shotgun sequence includes:
- the ube2wb gene encoding putative ubiquitin-conjugating enzyme E2 W-B, with protein sequence MQGGVSIMASMQKRLQKELLALQNDPPPGMTLNEKSVQNTITQWIVDMEGAPGTLYEGEKFQLLFKFSGRYPFDSPQVMFTGENIPVHPHVYSNGHICLSILTEDWSPALSVQSVCLSIISMLSSCKEKRRPPDNSFYVRTCNKNPKKTKWWYHDDTC encoded by the exons ATGCAGGGGGGGGTTTCCATCATGGCGTCGATGCAG AAACGGCTACAAAAGGAATTATTAGCTCTGCAAAATGATCCACCCCCAGGAATGACGCTCAATGAGAAAAGTGTACAGAACACCATCACACA gTGGATTGTAGATATGGAAGGTGCTCCTGGCACGTTGTATGAAGGAGAGaaatttcagctgcttttcaaaTTTAGTGGTCGATATCCTTTTGATTCACCTCAG GTAATGTTCACAGGAGAGAATATACCTGTCCACCCACATGTGTATAGCAACGGTCACATCTGTTTATCTATTCTGACGGAAGACTGGTCACCAGCCCTCTCTGTGCAATCAGTTTGTCTTAGTATTATCAGCATGTTGTCCAGCTGCAAAGAAAAG agacGACCACCTGATAACTCTTTTTATGTAAGAACATGTaacaaaaatccaaagaaaacaaaatggtggTATCACG ATGATACATGCTAA